The bacterium DNA segment TATATCGCTATCCATTTTTGTCACGTACTGCAGCTACCGATTTTGAAATGTTTATTGAAAAGCATGAGCAGTTAAGTAACTTTTTGCAACTTTTTGAAATGTTTAATGGCTCTGGCTTTGATGCATTTGTTTCTCAGCAAGAGGCAGTAAATCCACTCAAAGCTCTATTTGAATCGATGCAAGATATCTGGTTGAGTGATGGATCCATTCAAATAGAACAGATAAAAACAGATATTTTGAGTTTGTTTAATATGTATAGGGATGGTGTGAATAAAAGTGAAATAGAATTGGAAGATAATACATTAAATAACATTTTTGATCGGTATTATGAAATAAAGGACAGATCAGGTGACCTTAATGTTCGGCTCAATAATTTAAAAAGGGCAAGTACAATAGACTGTGATGCGTTCAATGTTTTAAAATATGAAATATTACGTAAAATGCTGAGCTATACGATTAAGAATATATCTGAAGAATGCAAAGATCATCAGGGTGTGCAACTTTTGCGCATCTATGCTTGTCTGCCTGATCCAGAGCAGCTTAAGATAGCAATTAACAGTTATTACCATAACACACACCAAAGTGAAATCATAAAATTCTCCGATAACATGATTGCAACGGTGATAAAACGTCAAAATATAGATTTTCAAAATGAAATGATTGTTAAAGTTATTGAACATTATCAATATTGTTGTGAAGGTATGCGAAAAAAACTGGCAATCCTGACTGAAAAGCTAATGAATGGATGTATGAGCGAAGCTGAAATTACGCATTATAGCCAACTGCTTGCAAAACTACATTCTGATAACATGGCAATCGTGTATGTCAAAAAAGCTCGTGAAAATAGTGTCAAAAAGGAATCTACTCAAAAATTGGTAACAGAACCTACAAAAAATAGTTGGTTCAGTTCAACGATGAGTTTTTTGAGGTACAATCCATGGAATGTGAACAATGATGATGAAACGGTACAATGAGTATGCGGTAAGCTGATTAATGAAGCATAAACTAAAAAAAAGCCACTTTTGATGCAGATCAGAAGTGGCTTTTAACTATTTTGAAAGTGTTTTTTTTAATTATTGTTCAAAATTTGTTTGATTTTCAATTTTTTTTTGCTTGATCGCTTCTTTAAGCCATGGATATTTTTCTTCAAATTTTTTCGTCGCCACAAAACTTAAAGCATGGTAAATCTCAGCAAAACTCTTTTCTGTCTCTTGACAATAAGTGTCGATCCCTTGCTTTCCATTCCGAATACAATCGCTATTATATTGTTCAACTACATCATCTTTTAATAAACCTTTGTACAGAGATCTAGGATGAATATCGTGGGACGTTTTTAATGCAAAAAATTCTCTTAAAATATCAGCTTGAAGCTCCATAGCTTCATCATATGTTTTTACTTTACGTTGTTTTACTTTTGCATCAAAGAGCTTTTCAAATCGATCAATTTTACTTTTATCAAATAATACTAAAACACTTTGTTGATAATTTCTTCGTAAGAATTCCCACCATGTCTCACCATCAGCCTTGCACAATCCAGGAAATAAACCGATTAGGAGCAAACAAAAACACAAAATTTTTTTCATAAAAAACCTCAGCATATTGAAAAAAGAAAAAATACCCAAAAAACAGTTTTATTATAACTTTTATCCGCCAAAAAAGCAAAAGCGATTCATGAGCTTACAAGCCCAGCAGGTACCGTTCAGCTTCCAATGCCGCCATGCAGCCAGCACCGGCAGAGGTGATCGCTTGGCGATATTTATAATCATGCACATCTCCTGCTGCAAAAATGCCGGGAACTGAGGTATGAACCTGATTGGTAACGGTAATATATCCAAGCTCATTCATGGCAAGCTGGCCCTTGAACGGAGCCGTATTCGGCTTCAAGCCGATTGCAATAAATGCACCATCCGCTTCAAGCTCAGATTCGTTGCCGGTTTTTTGATGTCTGATGGTCATGCCGGTCAGCTGTGTGCCGTTGCCATGAAACTGTTTTACGGTGCTTTCGTATATGATTTTGATGTCAGGATCGCCCAAAACCCGCTGTTGCATGGCAAAAGAGGCGGTCAACTTATCAAGTATATGAACGATGGTGATCTGGTTGGTGAACTTTTTCAAAAAGGAGGCATCTTCCATGGCGGTGTCTCCACCGCCGATGACAACCACCTTTTTATTTGGATAAAACGCACCGTCACAGACTGCGCAGGTGGTTACGCCTTTTGACCAGTAGGTTGCCTCGCCCGGGCATCCTAACGTTTTATGGTGTGCGCCTGTTGCAATGATGATCGATTGAGCGTGGTACGTTTTTGCTGCATCGGTCGTAACTGAAAACGGCTTTTTGGCAAAATCAACGGTTACCACAGATTCTGAAAGAATGTTTGTGCCAAAATGTAACGCATGCTCGCGCATCTGCATCATGAGCATTGGGCCAAGAATGCTTTTTTGACCCGGCCAGTTTTCAACGTAGGTTGTTGACATGAGCTGACCACCAGGCGTTTTACCTTCAATGATGATCGGATGTAAGTTTGCACGCGCGGCGTATACTGCCGCAGTGAGGCCTGCCGGCCCTGAGCCGATAATAATAAGATCGTGGACTTTTGTGTTCATGAATATTGTTTACTTTTTTGTTAAATAATAAATGATATAATTTACCGTTTTTTCCCTGAGGCAGAGCTGTTTTAAACTTTGTAAAGAGATCGGCATCTGCTGGCCATCCACTTCCGTAGTAGGCAACTCAAAACAGAAAAAGTTTCGCAGACGAGCACGTTTTGTAAGATTTAAATATGATTTAAGGTCTTGCAAGGTGACATCCATCTTTTCATCGTGAGCAATCTGATCAACAATGATAGAATCTTTTATCTGTTTATGTGCCAACTCTTCTATTCTCTGTTCAAAATCTGCCTGTCGTTTGTAAACATTATAATCATGATTTTTTTTTACGCTAGCCAAAACCTTTTTTTTCTGTTCTTCAACAAGCCAAGCAGGAGCTGTAACCTGGTGTCTATGTGTGAGTACGGCAAGTGCTTCATCAACAATGGATCGTCTTTGTGAAATGTCGTTTCGAAAAGAAAAAACTTCAACAAGTTTTTTGTGTAGATCTTTCTGTGTTTTTATCTTAAAAAAATGTTTAAAGTTATTGAAACATACCTGTGCATAAGAATCAATATCCAAAATAGTAATAGAAAATAGATAGTTTGAAAGATGCTTTTGGCTAAAAAATGTTTGTAATTCAGCCGTTTGAGTGGTGAAGGTATCACCAATTTTTTTGTACAAAAACAGGTCTCTTAGTTCTGTGTTTATTTCTGCATCATCCATCCTTAGCCAGAAATATGCTTCAAGGGGAACGATGTTAAAATATGATATATCAGTTACCACCGTTACTTTGAAAAAAACCCAATCTAAATAATCAACTGTGAGCTCTGGCGATGTCTTTGTGTGCTCAGTTTCATGTTCTATAAAATTTTCAGCTTGCCGATCAAGATCTTTATAGTTTTTTCTTTTTGGCATTTTAAAAGGGAACAGCTTCCATTCTTTGAGCTGCATTGTTTCAACATAAAACGCTTCAAATAAGCACTTTGCATCCTGACTTGGCTCGATATCAAATGCGACCACTACAGGCCAGATACTCAGACAGATCTTATGTTTGTGTAACTGATCATACATAAAATCGAAAATACAAAATTTTAACAAAAAGTCTTTTAAATGACTACTTAGTAGTCCCTGATAATGGGTTTTAATAAACGTGATCGGCACATCCATCCGATTTATACCATTTAGATGCATTAATTTTCTTTGATCTACAGCAGCCAGCTCATACATATGATCAACAAAAACGCTTGGAATAGTAATGGTGATCTGTATACGATTGCCTTGACCCAACAGGTACTCAAATCCAAAAACATCTTTGTAAGAATCAAAACTTAATGGATCTTTATACACAAAATTTTGTTTCACCGAATGAGTGACAACCTCAGCGCCATTCATAACACTCTCCTTTAAAGTGTTGGTGCAAGAGAGGGGAGTCGAACCCCTACTTCCTTTCGGAAGCTGGATCCTAAGTCCAGTGCGTCTGCCAATTCCGCCACTCTTGCAAATTCTGTGGTGGGTTGCGTTGGAATCGAACCAACAACCTACAGATTAAGAGTCTGTTGCTCTACCTATTGAGCTAGCAACCCTTTTTTTAATTACCACAAGTTTAGCAAAGATTTTTAAAAAAAAAAGCCTTTTGTTTTTTTAAACGGTTGTAATATCTTTCTCTTTTTTTGTTGCATGTTCTTCGGCTAATTTGCAATATTTGTCAGTAACAGTTTGCAAAACGTCGGTTAATCTGTTGAAAAAATTCTCAGATATTTTTTTATTTTGTTTTGCGTCCTTTAAAAGGTTGTTAAAATCTTTTCTTACGTTACGAATGCTGACCTTGCATTCTTCAAGTTTTTTGTTTAACACCTTTAATAACTCATCTCTTCGCGCAGTGGTCATTTGTGGTAGTTGTAAGCGAATTAACGCTCCATCATTGATGGGGGTTAAACCAAGCTCGGAATTTGTAATAGCATTTTCTATCGCGCCGATGACTGAAGTGTCCCATGGTTGAATCGTAATTAAACGTGACTCAGGAGCAGCTACGGCAGCTAGGCTTTTCAGTGGCATGCTTTGTCCGCCATAACAATGTATCAAAAGATCTTCGACTAACGATGTATGCGCACGTCCGGTGCGAACTTTTGTAAGCTCTTTTTCAAAGTGTTTAATTGCTTGTACCGCTTCCTGCTCCATGGGAGTCTGAA contains these protein-coding regions:
- the trxB gene encoding thioredoxin-disulfide reductase; this encodes MNTKVHDLIIIGSGPAGLTAAVYAARANLHPIIIEGKTPGGQLMSTTYVENWPGQKSILGPMLMMQMREHALHFGTNILSESVVTVDFAKKPFSVTTDAAKTYHAQSIIIATGAHHKTLGCPGEATYWSKGVTTCAVCDGAFYPNKKVVVIGGGDTAMEDASFLKKFTNQITIVHILDKLTASFAMQQRVLGDPDIKIIYESTVKQFHGNGTQLTGMTIRHQKTGNESELEADGAFIAIGLKPNTAPFKGQLAMNELGYITVTNQVHTSVPGIFAAGDVHDYKYRQAITSAGAGCMAALEAERYLLGL
- the frr gene encoding ribosome recycling factor codes for the protein MKEIILEENNIKSFQTPMEQEAVQAIKHFEKELTKVRTGRAHTSLVEDLLIHCYGGQSMPLKSLAAVAAPESRLITIQPWDTSVIGAIENAITNSELGLTPINDGALIRLQLPQMTTARRDELLKVLNKKLEECKVSIRNVRKDFNNLLKDAKQNKKISENFFNRLTDVLQTVTDKYCKLAEEHATKKEKDITTV
- a CDS encoding protein serine/threonine phosphatase 2C family protein, with protein sequence MILHVCIVTMVFYSTLYTSFSSNTDLVLQSSNFKTDTGLWNAATGIMQGSKRIQEDVIAFETENEYSSPLLVAVCDGNGGIGQERIQTELLPLLTMKLQYQRLLANIMKQNNSPEALSSNIRKAFLEVNEDLKKINRDSQDSWYSGGSTALCLLSDAEKFWLAFCGDSLGIWKENGAFKDTISHHLAERTDSYSFSRSFGNFRCSLFEMTSEPDIYEIKKLNTDWLLLATDGLWTHTKKETVYNFIEANQKKDSKTVVHELSVLAMFHDISANYECNYMVPVLKLLLLYRYPFLSRTAATDFEMFIEKHEQLSNFLQLFEMFNGSGFDAFVSQQEAVNPLKALFESMQDIWLSDGSIQIEQIKTDILSLFNMYRDGVNKSEIELEDNTLNNIFDRYYEIKDRSGDLNVRLNNLKRASTIDCDAFNVLKYEILRKMLSYTIKNISEECKDHQGVQLLRIYACLPDPEQLKIAINSYYHNTHQSEIIKFSDNMIATVIKRQNIDFQNEMIVKVIEHYQYCCEGMRKKLAILTEKLMNGCMSEAEITHYSQLLAKLHSDNMAIVYVKKARENSVKKESTQKLVTEPTKNSWFSSTMSFLRYNPWNVNNDDETVQ